CTCCGAACTTAAAAACGTGTGAGTCTGCGTACGCTCGAGGCTATCCCGGGGAATCGTGACATGAGCAGTCTGTGCATCGGGCGCATCGCGCTTGGCAATTACCTCAACGCATGGATGCATGCAATTGCATTTCCCTTCGATTCGGCAACGCTAATGGCATTAGAGATGATGTCAGGGGAGACGTATGCACGATTACCATCATGGATAATTACCATGTCGTCATCCAAAGCAAACTCTTTCAATTTAGTGAGCGCATTGAAAATTGACTGTTGCCCTGTCTCCCCACCGGGGACAATGGCTTTCAGCTTGGTAATACCGAACTCTTTTGCATAAGCCCGAAGAATTAAATCCCATCCGCTGAGGCAAGAAACAACAATTCCGTCGATGCTCGGATGACTCTGAAATGCCTCCATTGTGTAGACAATGACTGGCTTATCGTTAACATTAATAAACTGCTTAGGGATTTCGTTTGCCATACGAGAACCTATACCACCAGCAGTTAGAACCACATAATTTGACATTTTTACTCCCTTGCCTAGTCTAAAGCCCAGACTTTCATTCCATGAGTCACTCTTTGATCTACAGGAGGAAGCTGCATGTAGTCGCCATATAGACGAGTAAGGTAGTCATCCCAGTGTCGACAGGCTTTAAAGACATGCCCCTCGAATTCAAGCTCAACAAGATTGTTAAAATCTTCAAGGGGGAAACCAGGCT
This genomic stretch from Paratractidigestivibacter faecalis harbors:
- a CDS encoding IspD/TarI family cytidylyltransferase, whose translation is MSNYVVLTAGGIGSRMANEIPKQFINVNDKPVIVYTMEAFQSHPSIDGIVVSCLSGWDLILRAYAKEFGITKLKAIVPGGETGQQSIFNALTKLKEFALDDDMVIIHDGNRAYVSPDIISNAISVAESKGNAIACIHALR
- a CDS encoding LicD family protein, with translation MVWGPYKQDKPGFPLEDFNNLVELEFEGHVFKACRHWDDYLTRLYGDYMQLPPVDQRVTHGMKVWALD